Proteins encoded together in one Bactrocera neohumeralis isolate Rockhampton chromosome 4, APGP_CSIRO_Bneo_wtdbg2-racon-allhic-juicebox.fasta_v2, whole genome shotgun sequence window:
- the LOC126755462 gene encoding uncharacterized protein LOC126755462 encodes MSKTDEEKTVEIIKSTEEVADKILMNKQELVELDKRRQQTREAIRELEKHAAKDEKKVWITVGSMLVKMEREKALKLLKNDQMQIEREINIITSDQKILVNKHRDLEHFSPYTGTQLKALDRKEFAALKANLPLL; translated from the exons ATGTCTAAAACCGATGAAGAAAAAACTGTTGAGATTATAAAATCAACCGAAGAGGTGGCCGATAAGATTTTGATGAACAAGCAAGAGTTGGTAGAGCTGGATAAACGCAGACAGCAAACACGCGAAGCGATACGTGAGCTCGAAAAGCATGCAGCCAAAGATGAGAAGAAAGTTTGGATAACGGTGGGCAGCATGCTTGTCAAGATGGAACGTGAAAAGGCtttgaaacttttgaaaaatg ATCAAATGCAAATTGAACGTGAAATTAATATCATCACTTCGGATCAAAAAATTTTGGTGAACAAGCATCGTGACTTGGAGCATTTTTCGCCCTATACAGGAACACAGCTCAAAGCGCTCGATCGTAAAGAGTTTGCAGCGCTTAAGGCAAATCTGCCGCTTTTGTAG
- the LOC126755460 gene encoding probable proline--tRNA ligase, mitochondrial isoform X2, producing the protein MPLAQRVMEKCADLVRRQMRDVGAQQITLPVLTPSELWKKSGRLDGDITEFYLIKDRHGKQFLLSPTHEEAVTAMLASIAPISYKQLPIRLFQIGPKFRDELKPRFGLIRAKEFVMKDLYTFDRDAVTALHTYNQINSAYEALFQQLQVPFVKVEAATGMMGGSVSHEYHYLAATGEDQLITCDSCGYAANIETINETISDKHCQRCNSTNLRSVAGIEVGHTFVLNDKYSKPLKATFLQENGKPENLVMGCYGIGVSRLVAAAVEVLATESELRWPTLLAPFDVCIIGAKEGSKEEKLANSAETEFCNALNGICNEEDVLIDDRSNFTIGKRLLEAKRMGYPIIVVIGSKAANAVPKIELHFISGETMDVESGEALALIAKYTNHKRELYNTKLNYSAPAKSNKASIS; encoded by the exons ATGCCACTGGCGCAACGTGTGATGGAAAAGTGTGCCGATTTGGTGCGTCGCCAGATGCGCGATGTAGGCGCACAACAAATCACATTGCCTGTTTTGACGCCGTCGGAGTTGTGGAAAAAATCCGGTCGCTTAGATGGTGATATAACCGAATTCTATTTAATAAAAGATCGACATGGCAAACAGTTCCTGCTCAGTCCA ACGCACGAAGAAGCAGTGACTGCGATGTTGGCAAGTATTGCACCGATTTCTTATAAACAATTGCCTATTAGACTCTTTCAAATCGGACCGAAATTTCGCGACGAGTTGAAGCCGCGCTTCGGTCTAATTAGAGCAAAAGAATTTGTTATGAAGGATCTCTATACATTTGATCGTGATGCGGTAACTGCTTTGCATACATACAATCAGATAAATTCTGCTTATGAAGCGCTTTTTCAGCAGCTGCAAGTGCCATTTGTTAAAG TGGAAGCCGCTACCGGCATGATGGGTGGCAGCGTGTCACACGAGTATCACTACCTGGCCGCCACTGGTGAAGATCAACTAATTACCTGCGATTCCTGCGGTTATGCAGCTAATATTGAAACAATAAATGAGACAATTAGTGACAAACACTGCCAACGCTGCAATTCAACGAATTTGCGCAGCGTGGCCGGCATTGAAGTGGGACACACTTTCGTATTAAATGATAAATACTCCAAACCACTGAAGGCAACGTTTCTACAAGAGAATGGCAAACCTGAAAATCTTGTAATGGGCTGTTATGGGATAGGCGTCAGCCGATTGGTGGCAGCCGCAGTAGAGGTACTCGCTACGGAGAGTGAGTTGCGTTGGCCAACACTTCTAGCACCTTTTGATGTTTGCATAATAGGTGCGAAAGAAGGTAGTAAAGAGGAGAAGTTAGCCAATAGTGCGGAAACCGAATTCTGTAATGCGCTCAATGGTATTTGTAATGAGGAGGATGTGTTGATTGATGATCGTAGTAATTTTACGATAGGCAAAAGGCTATTGGAAGCGAAAAG AATGGGTTATCCCATCATTGTTGTAATTGGAAGCAAGGCAGCGAACGCAGTACCAAAAATTGAACTGCATTTCATTTCGGGCGAAACAATGGATGTTGAGTCAGGCGAAGCACTAGCCTTAATCGCAAAATATACAAACCATAAGCGAGAACTCTACAACACAAAATTG AATTATAGTGCACCAGCAAAATCGAATAAGGCGTCTATTAGTTGA
- the LOC126755460 gene encoding probable proline--tRNA ligase, mitochondrial isoform X1, with translation MERLSRLFWPVLVTPKNAVVKNVEAISRSQKLLTDLGLVRPAYNGTYQLMPLAQRVMEKCADLVRRQMRDVGAQQITLPVLTPSELWKKSGRLDGDITEFYLIKDRHGKQFLLSPTHEEAVTAMLASIAPISYKQLPIRLFQIGPKFRDELKPRFGLIRAKEFVMKDLYTFDRDAVTALHTYNQINSAYEALFQQLQVPFVKVEAATGMMGGSVSHEYHYLAATGEDQLITCDSCGYAANIETINETISDKHCQRCNSTNLRSVAGIEVGHTFVLNDKYSKPLKATFLQENGKPENLVMGCYGIGVSRLVAAAVEVLATESELRWPTLLAPFDVCIIGAKEGSKEEKLANSAETEFCNALNGICNEEDVLIDDRSNFTIGKRLLEAKRMGYPIIVVIGSKAANAVPKIELHFISGETMDVESGEALALIAKYTNHKRELYNTKLNYSAPAKSNKASIS, from the exons ATGGAGCGACTCTCAAGATTGTTTTGGCCAGTACTGGTGACACCAAAGAACGCCGTTGTAAAGAATGTCGAGGCAATTTCACGTAGTCAAAAG TTGCTAACAGATTTGGGTTTGGTTAGACCAGCTTATAATGGCACCTACCAGCTAATGCCACTGGCGCAACGTGTGATGGAAAAGTGTGCCGATTTGGTGCGTCGCCAGATGCGCGATGTAGGCGCACAACAAATCACATTGCCTGTTTTGACGCCGTCGGAGTTGTGGAAAAAATCCGGTCGCTTAGATGGTGATATAACCGAATTCTATTTAATAAAAGATCGACATGGCAAACAGTTCCTGCTCAGTCCA ACGCACGAAGAAGCAGTGACTGCGATGTTGGCAAGTATTGCACCGATTTCTTATAAACAATTGCCTATTAGACTCTTTCAAATCGGACCGAAATTTCGCGACGAGTTGAAGCCGCGCTTCGGTCTAATTAGAGCAAAAGAATTTGTTATGAAGGATCTCTATACATTTGATCGTGATGCGGTAACTGCTTTGCATACATACAATCAGATAAATTCTGCTTATGAAGCGCTTTTTCAGCAGCTGCAAGTGCCATTTGTTAAAG TGGAAGCCGCTACCGGCATGATGGGTGGCAGCGTGTCACACGAGTATCACTACCTGGCCGCCACTGGTGAAGATCAACTAATTACCTGCGATTCCTGCGGTTATGCAGCTAATATTGAAACAATAAATGAGACAATTAGTGACAAACACTGCCAACGCTGCAATTCAACGAATTTGCGCAGCGTGGCCGGCATTGAAGTGGGACACACTTTCGTATTAAATGATAAATACTCCAAACCACTGAAGGCAACGTTTCTACAAGAGAATGGCAAACCTGAAAATCTTGTAATGGGCTGTTATGGGATAGGCGTCAGCCGATTGGTGGCAGCCGCAGTAGAGGTACTCGCTACGGAGAGTGAGTTGCGTTGGCCAACACTTCTAGCACCTTTTGATGTTTGCATAATAGGTGCGAAAGAAGGTAGTAAAGAGGAGAAGTTAGCCAATAGTGCGGAAACCGAATTCTGTAATGCGCTCAATGGTATTTGTAATGAGGAGGATGTGTTGATTGATGATCGTAGTAATTTTACGATAGGCAAAAGGCTATTGGAAGCGAAAAG AATGGGTTATCCCATCATTGTTGTAATTGGAAGCAAGGCAGCGAACGCAGTACCAAAAATTGAACTGCATTTCATTTCGGGCGAAACAATGGATGTTGAGTCAGGCGAAGCACTAGCCTTAATCGCAAAATATACAAACCATAAGCGAGAACTCTACAACACAAAATTG AATTATAGTGCACCAGCAAAATCGAATAAGGCGTCTATTAGTTGA
- the LOC126755363 gene encoding baculoviral IAP repeat-containing protein 5.2-B: protein MDYSKFGNMMEKNRLKSFKKWPFDESSACSAKKMAEAGFYWSGNDREPDTVTCYICNKTLDGWERSDDPWKEHAKHAPQCSFVKCGRKEAELTVQEFINICNVALKARLDQNLNRTLEEFRKYAEKEKEKILLGK from the exons ATGGATTATTCAAAGTTTGGCAATATGATGGAGAAGAATcgcttaaaaagttttaaaaagtgGCCGTTTGACGAAAGCAGTGCATGTAGCGCAAAAAAG ATGGCCGAAGCAGGCTTTTACTGGAGCGGTAACGATCGCGAACCAGATACAGTTACTTGCTATATTTGCAATAAAACTCTTGATGGATGGGAGCGATCCGATGACCCATGGAAGGAGCACGCAAAGCATGCGCCACAGTGCAGTTTCGTAAAGTGCGGACGAAAAGAGGCTGAATTGACG GTTCAAGAATTCATCAATATATGTAATGTGGCGCTTAAAGCGCGTTTGGATCAAAACTTAAACAGAACTTTAGAAGAGTTCCGAAAGTATGCcgaaaaggagaaagaaaaaatattactcgGCAAATAA
- the LOC126755461 gene encoding G patch domain and ankyrin repeat-containing protein 1 homolog, producing the protein MDSEDAQLHPNWLALATVTFPRKRFVRGLELQSNEENKVEEINAQLGGERNGEDVRKFYEELTKHSKTSVPTTAPTITNRSFNSKKSALLKFDRNTFFRFATTNNVTELARINYQAGDVDVCDAFGWTALMMAACEGAIDAVRFLLQLDANKNIKEKTGRTAQDFAIEKGYDHIATILQTSIEDIEEHASHELSSATVSVEPFYCTSCEHTFTNTTRLRHETSTVHQFSTKAIGAQNKLNKFNISNKNRGLQLMVKQGWDKESGLGPTQAGRLYPVKTVIRKKRTGLGTKQEPARVTHFDAFDKQAVMHNRSSNLPKSKKRSRCDIRSEKLRDWKRERRLRKALS; encoded by the coding sequence ATGGATTCAGAAGATGCACAACTGCATCCTAACTGGCTGGCACTAGCTACAGTTACCTTTCCGCGGAAGCGTTTTGTGCGTGGTCTGGAGTTGCAGagcaatgaagaaaataaagtgGAAGAGATTAATGCTCAGCTGGGTGGCGAAAGAAATGGCGAAGATGTAAGAAAATTTTACGAAGAACTCACAAAGCATTCCAAAACAAGTGTGCCAACTACAGCGCCAACTATAACTAACCGTTCATTTAATTCAAAGAAATCCGCTCTGTTGAAGTTCGATCgtaatacattttttcgttttgccacaacaaacaacgtgacaGAGTTAGCGCGAATAAATTACCAAGCTGGCGATGTTGATGTGTGCGATGCTTTCGGTTGGACTGCTCTTATGATGGCCGCATGCGAGGGTGCAATAGACGCTGTGcgatttttattacaattggacgctaataaaaatattaaagagaaaACTGGCCGCACTGCACAAGATTTCGCCATTGAAAAGGGTTACGACCACATTGCAACAATATTACAAACGAGCATTGAAGATATTGAAGAACACGCTAGCCATGAACTTTCTTCTGCAACCGTTTCAGTTGAGCCTTTCTATTGTACCAGTTGTGAACATACATTCACAAACACAACTCGCTTACGACATGAAACGTCAACGGTGCATCAATTTAGTACAAAAGCAATAGGTGCACAAAATAagctaaacaaatttaatatatccaACAAAAATCGTGGTTTGCAACTTATGGTTAAACAAGGCTGGGACAAAGAAAGCGGTTTGGGCCCAACTCAAGCGGGACGATTGTATCCAGTTAAAACAGTGATACGGAAGAAACGCACCGGTCTCGGCACAAAGCAGGAACCGGCGCGTGTAACACATTTCGATGCGTTCGATAAACAAGCCGTAATGCATAATCGATCAAGTAACTTGCCCAAAAGTAAAAAGCGTTCACGCTGTGACATACGTTCTGAAAAATTACGCGATTGGAAACGCGAACGACGACTTCGGAAAGCGTTGAGCTAA